In the genome of Methanobacterium spitsbergense, one region contains:
- a CDS encoding DUF1616 domain-containing protein, whose protein sequence is MKHLLSKDLKLIFLLSLIYIILISFPNLHFNKSFLELGFLVLSFLFVGYSLISLLRPEENYHEILNKPLLILEFSVLIILAVSVILKFSLGLHVLILVTLMSIITMVLSLSAYIRRIGYYKPNGKRIVSHSPDETPIQPEDATSPTEQKTSQTIEKPTTKPGPKSKFSLFYDLILIDLLSIFAITTYFIPHININLLHDVIGIIYMVFIPGYMFMAILLPKKSSLGTIIRLGLSVGVTLPVTSLIGMVLYYTKYGISINSLLIPLAILTLILSVYAIKKRIKAYNQ, encoded by the coding sequence ATGAAACATCTATTATCCAAGGATTTGAAATTAATTTTTTTGTTATCATTAATTTATATTATTCTTATATCATTCCCAAATTTGCACTTCAATAAATCATTTTTAGAACTAGGATTTTTAGTATTATCATTCCTATTTGTAGGTTACTCTTTAATTTCATTGTTACGGCCTGAAGAAAATTATCATGAAATTCTCAATAAACCCCTCTTAATTTTAGAGTTCAGTGTCCTCATAATACTAGCAGTGAGTGTTATATTAAAATTTTCTTTAGGGCTTCATGTATTGATACTGGTCACTTTAATGTCCATAATAACAATGGTTTTATCATTGTCAGCATATATTCGTAGAATTGGATACTATAAACCAAATGGAAAAAGGATCGTATCTCATAGTCCAGATGAAACCCCGATCCAACCTGAAGATGCCACTAGTCCAACAGAACAAAAAACAAGCCAAACAATAGAGAAACCTACAACTAAACCCGGCCCAAAATCTAAATTCAGTTTATTCTATGACCTGATACTCATTGATCTGCTGTCCATATTTGCAATAACCACCTACTTTATCCCCCATATCAATATAAACCTGCTTCATGACGTTATAGGTATTATTTATATGGTTTTTATACCAGGATATATGTTTATGGCCATATTATTGCCTAAAAAAAGCAGTTTAGGAACTATCATACGTTTAGGCCTGAGTGTTGGTGTTACTTTACCCGTTACATCATTGATAGGAATGGTATTGTATTACACTAAGTATGGAATTAGTATAAATTCCTTACTAATTCCCCTTGCAATTTTAACCCTAATCTTAAGCGTATATGCAATAAAGAAAAGGATAAAGGCTTATAATCAATAA
- a CDS encoding transglutaminase-like domain-containing protein, translating into MAYKVKFKNIINYQPNTYDYNLKNNRAGIVLTVPSFTTVSSLAYALRIDTKSNYDKALNIFNWVRDYVEYSYYYGTRYGASGTLKILKGNCVDLSRLIVSLAKYSGVFARYKYGTCYFYKSHEWISHVWTNLYANGSWYAADASNNINNFGVIKSWNTSNFILNGIYRTLPF; encoded by the coding sequence TTGGCTTATAAAGTGAAATTTAAGAACATAATAAACTATCAACCAAATACATACGATTATAATCTAAAAAACAATAGAGCAGGAATAGTATTAACTGTTCCAAGTTTTACTACCGTATCATCACTTGCTTATGCATTGAGAATTGATACTAAATCTAATTATGATAAGGCATTGAATATTTTCAATTGGGTAAGAGATTATGTTGAATACTCATATTATTATGGAACAAGGTACGGTGCATCAGGAACATTGAAAATATTAAAGGGGAACTGTGTAGATCTTTCACGTTTAATAGTTTCATTGGCTAAGTATTCAGGGGTTTTTGCCCGATACAAATATGGAACATGTTACTTCTATAAAAGTCATGAATGGATTAGTCATGTTTGGACCAATCTTTATGCAAATGGTAGTTGGTATGCAGCAGATGCAAGTAATAACATTAATAATTTTGGGGTTATAAAAAGTTGGAATACTTCCAATTTTATATTAAATGGGATTTATAGAACATTACCATTCTAA
- a CDS encoding DUF11 domain-containing protein, whose product MKLSQYASNYNPNYLKYVIFTLKMDNNGPNTANNVTISHLLNHNHLKWISDEGKGSYNHITGIWSVQTIENGTNINLHVVAQIIASNINITSNAIYKSGLNIDPNISNNMTSTTLKIPPSADISITQSASNYNPKNFHNIYIKIKVKNQGHNDAQNLTINSGLNPDLLKYISCYGNGNYNPKTGIWT is encoded by the coding sequence ATTAAGTTATCACAATATGCATCAAACTATAATCCAAATTATTTGAAATATGTTATATTCACTTTAAAAATGGATAACAATGGACCAAATACTGCAAATAATGTAACTATAAGTCATTTATTAAATCACAATCATCTTAAATGGATTTCAGATGAGGGTAAAGGCTCATACAATCATATAACTGGGATATGGTCTGTGCAAACAATAGAAAATGGTACTAATATCAATCTACATGTTGTTGCACAGATAATTGCATCTAACATCAACATTACCAGTAATGCCATTTACAAATCAGGATTAAACATAGATCCAAATATCTCTAACAATATGACTTCAACCACATTAAAGATACCTCCATCTGCAGATATTAGCATTACTCAATCTGCATCAAACTATAATCCAAAAAATTTCCATAATATTTATATAAAAATTAAAGTCAAAAACCAAGGACATAACGATGCACAGAATTTAACTATAAATTCTGGATTAAACCCAGATTTACTTAAATATATTTCATGTTATGGAAATGGTAATTACAATCCGAAAACCGGAATTTGGACATAA
- a CDS encoding Ig-like domain-containing protein, with the protein MLLGYGGDRIKRKILLSVLLLFGLALFLNVSTSAAANTSPQVTAVDPANHAVISKSQTVKVTFNEAIKEGNKWIELKNGKTVISTKNSLSDKTVSITPTKTLATGVKYNLIIHTGSVTDMSGNGVSLYKTSFTVSPISVAQMNDGISRAEKFYASNGRLPKTIRYGTTLIQITQFQKIIATQGLTIKKPKIVASTASLASIMKAASKYRYSGAAHTAEGMIAHGSGDCWAMSDYLYKKMTAAGMKARIIQYSTSMSSRHRSVQYSSNGAWVNAPYRTYFSTNMFNNTQSYGTVIACNA; encoded by the coding sequence ATGTTATTAGGGTACGGAGGCGATAGAATTAAGCGAAAAATATTATTATCAGTGCTACTATTATTTGGTTTAGCACTATTTTTAAATGTGAGTACATCAGCAGCAGCAAATACATCACCCCAAGTAACAGCGGTGGATCCAGCTAATCACGCAGTGATATCGAAAAGTCAAACTGTTAAAGTTACATTCAATGAAGCAATCAAAGAAGGAAATAAGTGGATAGAACTTAAAAATGGTAAAACTGTTATTTCTACCAAAAATTCTTTAAGCGACAAAACAGTCAGTATCACGCCTACAAAAACACTAGCAACAGGAGTTAAATATAACCTCATAATACACACAGGCAGTGTAACAGACATGTCAGGAAACGGCGTATCACTTTACAAAACCAGTTTTACAGTATCTCCAATTTCAGTAGCTCAAATGAATGATGGTATTTCCAGGGCTGAAAAATTCTATGCAAGTAACGGGAGATTACCTAAAACAATACGTTACGGTACTACTTTGATACAAATAACACAATTTCAGAAGATCATAGCAACTCAGGGACTAACCATTAAAAAACCAAAAATTGTTGCATCAACTGCAAGTTTGGCTTCTATAATGAAAGCAGCTTCAAAATACCGATACAGTGGTGCAGCACACACAGCAGAAGGTATGATTGCACATGGTAGCGGTGACTGTTGGGCAATGAGTGATTACCTATACAAGAAAATGACTGCAGCAGGTATGAAAGCCAGAATAATTCAGTATTCAACTTCCATGTCAAGCAGACACAGATCAGTACAGTATTCATCAAATGGCGCATGGGTTAATGCACCATACAGAACATACTTCTCAACAAATATGTTCAACAACACACAAAGTTATGGAACAGTTATAGCGTGTAACGCTTAA